The window CAGCTCGATGGAACCATTAAGTATATGCAAATTCGCGTTTCAGTAACATTCGACGAAAATGGAAAGCCTGTCAAAATGAACGGAACTACACAGGACATTACGGAACGCAAAAAAGTAGAGTTGAAGCTGCAAGAGTCCGTAGAGCGCTATACGTCTCTAAAAAAGTACAACCACGATGCTATTATTTCCCTGGATGTGAAAGGCAGAATCATTAACACCAACGAAATGGCAGAACGATTGACTGGATATAGGGTTACGGAGATGCGAGGAGAACTAATTTCAAAACTTATTGGTGAACGAAATCTCCGTAGGATACTCTCCTATTCCATCGAAGACGTTACAACGGAAAGAAAAATTAATAAAATCAGACATAAAGATGGACATGTTGTTGAAGTATTAACAACAATAGCGCCTATCATCATAAATAAGGAAAACGTCGGGTACTATGTGATTGCGAAAGATATGACGGAACAGAAACAACTGCTTATTGCTAAGGAAGCTGCTGAAAATACAAATAAAGCAAAAAGTGAATTTTTAGCCATGATGAGCCATGAAATCAGGACCCCTATGAATGGGGTGATTGGCATGACAGATTTGTTATTAACTACGACGGAATTGGATGATGAGCAAAAAGAATATGTAGAAATCATTAATAAAAGCGGAAACACGCTGATTAAGATAATTAATGATATTTTGGACTTTTCCAAAATTGAAGCAGGCAAGACTGAATTACAAGCGCAGCCATTTGATATTAGAGACTGTATCGACGATACGCTCGCTGTACTGATGCCAAAAGCACATGAAAAAAAGCTCGACATTCAAGTTTCTATGATTCCGGAATTGCCTAATAAATTAATTGGTGATTACGATCGTGTTAAACAAGTATTAATGAATCTCATTAGTAATGCGATCAAGTTCACGCATAGCGGCGGGGTGTCCATTAGGGTGGAAAATAATAGGCGCGAAAATCAAAAACTCCGGCTTAAATTTTCGATTAAAGACACTGGGATTGGTATCCCCAAGGAAAAGCTTAATCATTTGTTTGATCCATTCTATCAATTGGATAGTTTCATGACACGACAATCGGAAGGAACAGGATTAGGCTTAGCCATTAGTAAAAAAATTGTTGGGTTGATGGGCGGAGATATTTGGATTGAACAAACGGACGAACCTGGGGTTACTTTTGTATTTACAGTTTGGTTTAAAGAAGAGGTTTCGTATCCCAAAGACTCTTCTATAGAAGAGAACGTTTATGTTCAAGAACCATTGAAAGTTTTAATAGCCGAAGATAATCAAATTAATCAGCTCGTATTAAAAAAAATGATTGAAAAGATGGGGCATTTCACTAGTATTGTCGAAAATGGCAATCAGGTTATTCGAGCGCTCGCTTACGAAGCATACGATATCATTTTTATGGACATCC is drawn from Paenibacillus sp. V4I7 and contains these coding sequences:
- a CDS encoding PAS domain S-box protein; this encodes MPKVDFDHDSVFQQVYTFAPNAIALVSIDGTIRRVNPSFYPTLGYTEQEAIGLTLKEITHPDDLNKINARIEEVLHGKSPCYELEKRSIHKNGNLIWSSVRFSLVRDEKQGTPLYFIVHIVDISDKIATEQKLLKIEELYELISENAQDIITLVNPEGNIAYLSPSVRDLLGYEPEELIGKDVSELNHPEDLAKIRSASFSDNEVITYRSRHKNGTYIWFETAIKLIRDDQGHLQKVLGIGRDITERKKYQDNLAEAQHIAMLGSWELDILEDKITFSEEFYQIYNLSKNNLPSDPTDLAFMIHPDDQQQFHEFIDQAMQGTAISSEFRNQQLDGTIKYMQIRVSVTFDENGKPVKMNGTTQDITERKKVELKLQESVERYTSLKKYNHDAIISLDVKGRIINTNEMAERLTGYRVTEMRGELISKLIGERNLRRILSYSIEDVTTERKINKIRHKDGHVVEVLTTIAPIIINKENVGYYVIAKDMTEQKQLLIAKEAAENTNKAKSEFLAMMSHEIRTPMNGVIGMTDLLLTTTELDDEQKEYVEIINKSGNTLIKIINDILDFSKIEAGKTELQAQPFDIRDCIDDTLAVLMPKAHEKKLDIQVSMIPELPNKLIGDYDRVKQVLMNLISNAIKFTHSGGVSIRVENNRRENQKLRLKFSIKDTGIGIPKEKLNHLFDPFYQLDSFMTRQSEGTGLGLAISKKIVGLMGGDIWIEQTDEPGVTFVFTVWFKEEVSYPKDSSIEENVYVQEPLKVLIAEDNQINQLVLKKMIEKMGHFTSIVENGNQVIRALAYEAYDIIFMDIQMPVLNGLETTKQIKETIPPEKIPYIIAVTANALKGDREKCLEAGMDDYISKPIKSEVIFDRIEMFQELKGGN